In Drosophila santomea strain STO CAGO 1482 chromosome 2L, Prin_Dsan_1.1, whole genome shotgun sequence, a single window of DNA contains:
- the LOC120443911 gene encoding inositol polyphosphate multikinase, which produces MAKSDQELPEGFRQLRTQVAGHTFEESNSEAVGLLQDSKAGCVLKPLGKPECGERELRFYESLANAGASGDNDLLALLRGHVPRFYGPLKLVVNRRERTFLRLEDLTRSYAKPCVMDVKMGKRTWDPESSANKRKLEEAKYVMCKQKLGLCLPGFQVYLPKEEHTQETTILRHGKDYGKSLNVEGFKQTMALFFNASTSDSKSRRAGSELLLKEVLRQLQEILSWFQRQRLLHFYASSLLICYDYSRLGDPSKCQSLINGYHQNEDDPATWVRVRMIDFAHVYPAEQGLPDENYMFGLQSLIEVVQSILHR; this is translated from the coding sequence ATGGCCAAGAGTGATCAGGAGTTGCCCGAAGGATTCCGCCAGCTAAGGACACAGGTTGCAGGTCACACATTCGAGGAAAGCAACTCGGAGGCAGTGGGTCTTCTGCAGGACTCGAAGGCCGGGTGCGTACTCAAGCCCCTCGGGAAGCCGGAGTGCGGCGAACGGGAACTGCGCTTCTATGAGTCACTCGCTAACGCAGGTGCTTCAGGTGATAATGACCTCCTTGCACTGCTCCGCGGTCACGTCCCCCGGTTTTACGGCCCCCTAAAACTGGTTGTGAATCGGCGTGAACGCACGTTCCTGCGCCTGGAAGACCTTACGCGATCGTACGCGAAGCCGTGCGTCATGGACGTCAAGATGGGTAAACGAACCTGGGATCCAGAGTCCTCGGCCAACAAACGAAAGTTGGAGGAGGCCAAGTACGTCATGTGCAAGCAAAAGCTGGGCCTTTGCTTGCCTGGATTCCAAGTGTATCTTCCCAAGGAGGAGCACACTCAGGAGACTACAATCCTGCGCCACGGGAAGGACTATGGAAAGAGCTTGAATGTGGAGGGATTCAAGCAAACTATGGCGCTGTTTTTCAATGCCAGCACAAGTGATTCCAAGAGCAGGAGAGCAGGATCGGAGCTGCTTTTAAAAGAAGTACTCCGCCAGCTGCAGGAGATCCTATCGTGGTTTCAACGGCAGCGCCTGCTGCATTTCTATGCCAGTTCTCTGCTCATCTGCTACGATTATTCAAGACTGGGCGACCCCTCGAAATGCCAGTCATTGATAAATGGCTACCACCAAAATGAAGATGATCCTGCCACTTGGGTGCGGGTCAGAATGATCGACTTTGCTCATGTCTATCCAGCAGAACAGGGCCTGCCGGACGAGAACTACATGTTCGGTCTGCAAAGCCTGATAGAAGTCGTCCAATCAATACTCCACCGATGA